One segment of Acidianus sp. HS-5 DNA contains the following:
- a CDS encoding FAD/NAD(P)-binding oxidoreductase, with amino-acid sequence MEYLIIGSGIAGYNALKELIMLEPNSKITMISSDKYYPYDRPPLSKQYLRGEIDRSALFFESSDFYRKENLRLILGKSVEKIDKNNAILDDGTTVSFDKALITTGGSPRKLGVSVENLNGVHYLRTLDDCDSIKRDIVEGKNVIIVGGGFIGIETASSLTMLGMKAKVLEIKPYIWNTFVDEKISRFIQQYFEKKGVEFILNEGVKEIQGNNRVKYVTTNSGKKLEADLVLIAVGILPNVEIAQRSGINTNNGILVNEYLETSMKDVYAAGDVANIYDPIERRRKRIEHWNNADYTGKLAARNMTGKREAYNFVSSIWSDIFDLHIESAGDTMNYDEYIIRGKFEFDGPNFNVIYLKDNVVKGYLAINRDYSELEVLNKMIEKKIDVSGKKNSLKDESFNLRNLIESK; translated from the coding sequence ATGGAATATCTAATTATCGGGAGCGGTATAGCAGGATATAACGCATTAAAGGAGCTAATCATGTTGGAGCCTAATTCAAAAATAACTATGATCTCAAGCGATAAATATTACCCATATGATAGACCACCCTTATCTAAACAGTATTTGAGGGGAGAGATAGATCGTAGTGCACTATTCTTTGAAAGCTCAGACTTCTACAGGAAAGAGAATTTGAGATTAATACTAGGCAAGAGCGTTGAAAAAATAGATAAGAACAACGCAATTTTAGATGATGGTACTACAGTGAGTTTTGATAAGGCATTAATAACTACTGGGGGAAGTCCAAGGAAGTTAGGGGTTTCAGTGGAGAACCTTAATGGAGTGCATTATTTAAGAACTTTAGACGACTGTGATTCAATTAAAAGGGACATTGTAGAGGGGAAGAACGTAATAATAGTAGGCGGAGGTTTTATAGGCATAGAAACAGCCTCTAGCTTAACCATGTTAGGGATGAAAGCTAAGGTTCTTGAGATTAAGCCTTATATATGGAATACTTTTGTTGATGAGAAAATCTCTCGTTTTATTCAGCAGTATTTTGAGAAGAAAGGTGTAGAGTTTATACTGAATGAAGGTGTTAAGGAGATTCAAGGTAATAATAGAGTAAAATACGTCACTACTAATAGCGGTAAGAAGTTGGAAGCCGATTTAGTTTTAATTGCAGTAGGGATACTTCCTAACGTCGAAATAGCCCAAAGAAGCGGTATTAATACAAATAACGGAATACTCGTCAACGAGTACCTAGAAACCAGCATGAAAGATGTTTATGCTGCGGGAGACGTAGCTAACATTTACGATCCAATAGAGAGGAGGAGAAAAAGGATAGAACATTGGAACAATGCAGATTATACTGGAAAGCTAGCAGCAAGAAATATGACAGGCAAAAGAGAAGCTTACAACTTCGTTTCATCTATCTGGTCTGATATATTCGACTTGCACATAGAATCTGCTGGAGATACTATGAACTATGACGAGTATATTATAAGGGGCAAGTTCGAATTTGACGGGCCTAATTTCAATGTTATATACTTAAAAGACAATGTAGTAAAGGGTTATCTAGCAATAAATAGAGACTACAGCGAACTTGAGGTATTAAATAAGATGATAGAGAAGAAAATAGATGTTTCTGGGAAGAAAAATTCATTAAAAGATGAAAGTTTTAATTTGAGGAATCTCATTGAATCAAAATAA
- a CDS encoding ABC transporter ATP-binding protein — protein sequence MLYSHVINVIHVWKYYDKILANEDITMEVKKGELVALLGPNGAGKTTLVKQIYGELTPTKGEILVSGSKINNNIKKRMGVIPQECTPYATLSVKDNIYYMGKIKGMHSEKARERTEELLKKLELKEYENRLAEYLSGGLKRRVLLAMALVNDPDVVILDEPTTGLDPEARREVWEVLSELKKEGKAMLLTTHYLDEAERLADRIYFINRKIIMEGTPSEIKSKFSSYYEVIDYSTGKTYYVKEEEVADFIRGIKGKFEVRLPTLEEIYLKVINHD from the coding sequence CTGCTTTATTCGCATGTGATAAATGTAATTCATGTTTGGAAATATTACGACAAGATACTCGCAAATGAGGATATTACAATGGAAGTCAAGAAAGGAGAGTTAGTTGCATTATTAGGCCCAAACGGTGCAGGAAAAACAACACTGGTTAAACAAATATACGGTGAATTAACGCCGACGAAGGGAGAAATACTTGTCTCGGGAAGTAAAATAAACAATAACATAAAGAAGAGGATGGGTGTAATACCGCAGGAGTGCACTCCTTACGCTACTCTTTCAGTTAAGGACAACATTTACTACATGGGGAAAATAAAGGGAATGCACAGCGAAAAAGCGAGAGAAAGGACTGAAGAACTTCTGAAAAAGCTTGAGTTAAAGGAGTACGAGAACAGACTGGCGGAGTATCTCTCCGGAGGACTGAAGAGGAGAGTATTGTTAGCAATGGCTTTAGTAAACGATCCTGACGTGGTAATCCTAGATGAGCCGACAACAGGTTTAGATCCTGAAGCTAGGAGAGAAGTTTGGGAAGTCTTAAGCGAGCTGAAAAAAGAGGGGAAGGCAATGCTTTTAACCACCCATTACTTGGATGAGGCAGAAAGGCTAGCGGATAGGATTTACTTTATAAATAGAAAAATAATAATGGAAGGTACACCGTCAGAAATAAAGAGTAAATTCTCCTCCTATTACGAGGTTATAGATTACTCTACCGGAAAGACTTATTACGTTAAGGAGGAGGAAGTTGCAGACTTCATTAGAGGCATTAAAGGGAAGTTTGAAGTTAGGTTACCTACTCTAGAGGAGATTTACCTTAAGGTGATAAATCATGATTAA
- a CDS encoding ABC transporter permease, translating to MIKEFLNLVIMRLKTAKAYIASLIFFSVFFPIGLLLMMGSVARSSFSIYIIAGTITFYIAVSMINSVAQQIGYERETGRISLMISSGIPMQLSVLAIALCSGLQTIVVTPLMIFVGDAFLGITPLCIATLALTLLLSLVLGSMLGAFLAFLIRSVRAINQYSNILSFTLAFFAPVYYPPCVIPLPFRYLTYLEPTTYVSRAIYYSYLGQGLQALIWNLGIVIYSGVLIFGVTYLIKRQ from the coding sequence ATGATTAAGGAATTCCTCAATTTAGTTATAATGAGACTTAAGACTGCAAAAGCTTACATTGCCTCACTAATCTTCTTTTCTGTCTTCTTCCCAATAGGGCTTTTACTAATGATGGGAAGCGTAGCAAGAAGCTCATTTTCCATTTACATTATAGCTGGGACTATCACCTTTTACATAGCAGTTAGCATGATAAACAGTGTTGCTCAGCAAATAGGTTACGAAAGAGAGACCGGAAGAATCTCACTCATGATATCTTCCGGAATTCCGATGCAACTAAGCGTATTGGCAATTGCGCTCTGTAGCGGACTGCAAACAATTGTCGTAACTCCGTTAATGATTTTTGTAGGCGACGCGTTCCTTGGTATAACTCCTCTCTGCATAGCTACTCTAGCCTTAACCTTATTACTTTCATTAGTGCTGGGCTCCATGTTGGGAGCATTCTTGGCATTTCTAATAAGAAGTGTTAGAGCAATAAATCAATACTCAAACATTCTTAGTTTTACATTAGCGTTCTTTGCTCCCGTTTACTATCCTCCATGCGTAATTCCTTTGCCTTTTAGATATCTAACATATTTAGAACCAACAACTTACGTCTCAAGAGCAATATACTACTCCTATTTAGGTCAAGGACTTCAAGCATTGATCTGGAATTTAGGGATTGTCATATATTCAGGAGTGTTAATATTTGGAGTTACTTACCTAATAAAGAGACAGTAG
- a CDS encoding MFS transporter produces MKKEEFLLILSSSLSGLIMGSNSIIISLYLLSLGLSALEIGELLSLGVLVGSFVSLLLSFLGDLYGRKNFAIFSRGISTLSFFFLFLGIPIAYVFSITWDAGGLLFSLLAEKSENLDKALGLRQSLTILFSVVGSLLPIFLEYRSILSLDVLINLSALLLLLPIKEKFKGSKKLKLGSLKVVSKFSTEAIIGLGAGLVIPLMSLWFYLKFGVSSSEMSPVFAISEFTLAFSSYGSVLLAEKLGKVKTIVYTHSLAIVLLFLLPFSSDFIIASLIFVSRNVLMNMTSPVFESLLLKLIPEDERGRANGIVGFMESIPRAIGPSIGGFFFNEGNLVLPFFITGFLYSFATLLFFIWFKREEHL; encoded by the coding sequence GTGAAGAAGGAAGAGTTCCTACTAATACTTTCGTCCTCTTTGTCAGGATTAATAATGGGAAGTAACTCCATAATCATTTCTCTTTATCTTCTTTCCTTAGGTTTATCAGCATTGGAAATAGGCGAACTCCTCTCCTTAGGAGTACTTGTGGGTTCTTTTGTCTCCCTATTACTTTCCTTCTTGGGAGACCTTTACGGGAGGAAGAACTTCGCCATATTTTCTAGAGGAATAAGTACTCTGTCTTTCTTCTTTCTCTTCCTTGGAATTCCTATTGCTTATGTATTCTCAATAACTTGGGATGCTGGAGGTCTTTTATTTTCCTTGTTAGCAGAGAAGTCTGAAAACCTCGATAAAGCACTGGGACTGAGGCAAAGTCTCACAATACTCTTCTCAGTTGTAGGTAGTTTACTCCCTATTTTTCTGGAGTACAGAAGCATACTTTCCCTAGATGTCCTCATAAATTTATCTGCACTCCTTCTCCTCCTACCCATAAAGGAGAAATTTAAGGGGAGTAAAAAGCTTAAGTTAGGTAGCTTAAAGGTAGTATCAAAGTTCTCTACAGAGGCAATAATAGGGCTGGGTGCAGGGCTAGTGATTCCTTTAATGTCCTTATGGTTTTACTTAAAGTTCGGTGTATCGAGTTCTGAAATGAGTCCAGTTTTTGCAATCTCAGAGTTTACTTTAGCCTTCAGCAGTTACGGCTCAGTTTTGCTGGCTGAAAAGCTGGGGAAAGTAAAGACTATAGTTTACACCCATTCCTTGGCTATTGTACTCCTCTTCCTGCTTCCCTTTTCATCCGATTTTATAATAGCTTCGCTCATATTTGTCAGTAGAAACGTGCTAATGAACATGACTTCACCGGTTTTTGAAAGCCTTCTCCTAAAGTTAATTCCAGAAGATGAAAGGGGAAGGGCAAACGGTATCGTAGGATTTATGGAGTCGATACCTAGAGCTATAGGGCCTAGCATAGGAGGTTTCTTCTTTAATGAAGGCAATCTGGTCCTTCCATTCTTCATCACTGGTTTCCTTTACTCCTTTGCTACATTACTTTTCTTCATTTGGTTCAAAAGAGAGGAACATCTTTAA
- a CDS encoding 4Fe-4S binding protein: protein MNELVLYAIAGSMLAVMFYVIYEVEKWKSDRRVLTAIYIEGMMLTMNLGAYLYVAYHCLFYFLVINGAYAFLGLYSILLTKHVNKNVIFSLFSAFMVISEFFMGSLFVSLETGRPATFNSSINNVWFVTVMLTEMSFTLFLSFRKLDKTTRNYLISLLLLMPWFPALFSSVVIPFWASAIIMIGSTILIYETLYNQRLRANQETFTTMELMSIFMLMMLGEFLYFIYSTLTVFDASMIIAMAWFVFRSLVGPNPLKGNYLRSSKVAFGIIFLTFVMEFFMGGALDFIEGVFSPGVSGFLSSLSLPWLSPYSVQGALWDFIDIVGSVLGSTWFLIMMGVEMGFLAFKKMMEMHVREVRIRMALMMLAYAIYSIYLPTFSPISSIAQYIPYMWSMGIGTMAPVSNAVLVGLIGTYVVYAVLSFLFGSRNLCAVSCTAPLMYQGNFYDSLKVYNRTSRLGRKTLTSRLAPWYRAIALGVSLFVLGTAIVSYLNSEGIIHFTVYSVDITILIYFIWFDIMWYLLFISIPFLGTFACVTTGYCYWGVFNQAVSRIGLFRLKVKDPQKCLNCKTVDCASACPVGLTDMRASFIKKGEFRSMKCVGLGECVNACPYDNITFYDVRHWIRNKFHRASNKS from the coding sequence ATGAACGAACTGGTACTCTACGCAATAGCTGGATCAATGTTAGCCGTAATGTTTTACGTAATTTATGAAGTTGAGAAATGGAAGAGCGATAGGAGAGTCCTTACAGCAATATACATAGAAGGAATGATGCTCACAATGAACTTAGGAGCTTACCTTTACGTAGCTTACCATTGTTTATTTTATTTCCTAGTAATTAATGGTGCATATGCTTTCCTAGGTCTCTATTCTATTCTCCTAACTAAGCACGTGAATAAGAATGTGATCTTCTCACTCTTCTCGGCCTTCATGGTTATTTCAGAGTTCTTCATGGGCTCACTGTTCGTATCTCTGGAGACTGGAAGGCCTGCAACGTTCAATTCGTCAATAAACAATGTATGGTTTGTAACTGTAATGTTGACTGAAATGTCCTTTACCTTATTCCTCTCCTTCAGGAAGTTGGATAAGACTACTAGAAACTACCTAATTTCCCTACTACTTTTAATGCCCTGGTTCCCCGCACTCTTCTCCAGTGTGGTAATTCCATTTTGGGCTTCAGCAATAATAATGATAGGGTCAACTATTTTGATATACGAGACTCTCTATAATCAGAGGTTAAGAGCAAACCAGGAAACTTTCACGACCATGGAGTTAATGTCAATATTCATGCTAATGATGCTCGGAGAGTTTCTTTACTTTATTTACTCAACGTTAACAGTCTTCGATGCATCAATGATTATAGCAATGGCGTGGTTCGTATTTAGGTCATTAGTTGGACCAAACCCTTTAAAAGGAAACTACTTGAGGAGTTCTAAGGTAGCCTTCGGCATAATATTCCTAACCTTCGTAATGGAGTTCTTCATGGGCGGAGCTTTAGACTTTATAGAAGGAGTATTTTCTCCCGGAGTCTCTGGCTTTTTGTCCTCTCTCTCATTACCTTGGTTGTCTCCATACAGTGTACAAGGAGCACTGTGGGACTTTATAGACATTGTAGGTAGCGTTCTCGGAAGTACGTGGTTTTTAATAATGATGGGAGTAGAGATGGGCTTCTTGGCATTTAAGAAAATGATGGAGATGCATGTGAGGGAAGTTAGAATAAGGATGGCTTTAATGATGTTAGCTTATGCCATATATTCAATATATTTGCCCACGTTTTCCCCAATATCTTCCATCGCTCAATACATTCCTTATATGTGGTCGATGGGAATAGGAACTATGGCTCCCGTTAGTAATGCTGTTCTAGTAGGATTAATAGGCACTTACGTAGTTTACGCTGTGTTGTCTTTTCTGTTCGGTAGTAGAAACTTGTGTGCAGTTAGTTGTACGGCTCCTCTAATGTATCAAGGTAACTTCTACGATTCTCTAAAGGTTTATAACAGAACTTCCAGACTAGGTAGGAAAACATTAACTTCTAGGTTAGCACCTTGGTATAGGGCAATAGCTTTAGGAGTTTCCCTGTTTGTCCTAGGTACTGCTATAGTATCTTATCTAAACAGTGAAGGTATTATACACTTTACGGTATATAGTGTAGATATTACTATTCTCATATACTTCATATGGTTTGACATAATGTGGTACCTGCTTTTCATATCGATCCCCTTCTTGGGAACTTTCGCCTGCGTAACTACTGGGTACTGTTACTGGGGAGTTTTTAACCAAGCGGTCAGTAGGATAGGACTATTTAGGCTGAAAGTTAAAGACCCTCAAAAATGTTTAAACTGTAAGACGGTGGACTGTGCTTCTGCCTGTCCAGTTGGCTTAACTGACATGCGAGCTTCATTTATAAAGAAAGGAGAATTCAGGTCAATGAAGTGCGTGGGCTTGGGAGAATGCGTTAATGCTTGTCCTTATGACAATATAACGTTTTACGATGTGAGGCACTGGATAAGAAATAAATTCCATAGAGCGAGTAACAAGTCATGA
- a CDS encoding MFS transporter: protein MKDINKLALIGGSRALSGSIIWPFIGFALYDVYHFSLSFVSLFYIFQGVVSIFAYIMGGYMTDFIGRVKSMVLSSALSSISLLIAFLVNLPLAVVVFILVQTFFNSIYNVSNTSMVGDLNKEFKGLVISFSRIRVGINAGWAVGPVIGGILFTTWSFRELLLVSSIVSLLPLPLLFSLPDFKGKIRIAINLSRSFILFLIPTFLTFMIMGQLGFSLLTYYDVVVGLSTFQVSLLFMVNGLLIVFLQELIGKRLTGKMIVLGVMLYGVSYFAVAFVTNFILAVVDMAFITLAEMVVSPLSQAIASSLSKDESRGREIGIYGMVTALGRVLGSSYTSFLMNYYLYSPTILWFLVSLLGFTSAVLYYPVIRKDVKSTS, encoded by the coding sequence TTGAAGGACATTAATAAGCTTGCCTTGATAGGTGGTTCAAGAGCCTTAAGCGGTTCAATAATTTGGCCATTCATAGGTTTTGCACTTTACGATGTTTATCATTTTTCCTTAAGTTTCGTTTCCCTATTTTACATCTTTCAAGGTGTAGTAAGTATTTTTGCGTACATCATGGGTGGATACATGACGGATTTCATAGGTAGAGTTAAATCAATGGTTTTATCTTCAGCACTCTCATCGATTTCATTACTCATTGCATTCTTAGTTAATCTTCCTTTAGCAGTAGTTGTTTTTATCCTCGTACAGACTTTCTTTAATTCCATTTATAATGTATCCAATACCTCAATGGTAGGAGATTTAAATAAGGAGTTTAAGGGGCTTGTAATTTCTTTTAGCAGGATAAGGGTAGGAATTAATGCAGGCTGGGCTGTCGGACCGGTAATTGGTGGAATTCTTTTTACAACGTGGAGCTTTAGGGAATTGCTCCTAGTATCCTCCATAGTTTCCCTACTTCCACTTCCTCTCCTCTTTTCCTTACCTGACTTTAAAGGTAAAATAAGGATAGCCATTAACTTATCAAGGAGTTTTATACTCTTCCTAATACCTACTTTCCTTACGTTCATGATAATGGGACAGTTGGGCTTTTCTCTTCTTACTTACTACGATGTGGTAGTTGGACTATCTACTTTCCAGGTGAGCCTCCTATTCATGGTTAATGGGTTATTAATAGTATTCCTTCAAGAGTTGATAGGAAAGAGGCTTACTGGAAAAATGATAGTCCTAGGAGTTATGCTATACGGCGTTTCTTATTTTGCTGTAGCATTTGTGACCAATTTTATACTAGCGGTAGTGGACATGGCTTTTATAACCTTAGCCGAAATGGTAGTTTCTCCTCTTTCTCAAGCTATTGCCTCTTCCCTATCAAAGGACGAAAGCAGAGGAAGAGAAATAGGAATTTACGGAATGGTTACTGCTTTAGGCAGAGTACTAGGCTCATCATATACGAGCTTCTTAATGAATTACTACCTCTATTCTCCCACAATCCTGTGGTTCTTAGTATCACTGTTGGGATTTACCTCTGCTGTCCTTTATTATCCAGTGATAAGAAAGGACGTAAAATCAACCTCATAG
- a CDS encoding nucleotidyltransferase — translation MEKEAKELRKLISALEESNCEYVIVGGLVAIHYGRNRVTQDIDVIVGNCDIKVLLNALVKQGFEFSRQELEEAFKERGRITLFIPEDVLFHVDLKFASDDLDLEVLKDRVRDKLMGIDCWIESVEDIIVAKLIYGSSQDEEDVIAVLLNKGIGERLKEKAKKFKAYNKLCGIAEMIGLVC, via the coding sequence ATGGAGAAGGAAGCTAAGGAACTGCGAAAGCTAATATCGGCACTGGAGGAATCTAATTGTGAGTACGTAATTGTAGGAGGTTTAGTTGCAATCCATTATGGTAGGAACAGGGTAACTCAAGATATAGACGTAATTGTAGGCAATTGCGACATTAAAGTCCTTTTAAACGCTTTGGTAAAACAAGGTTTCGAATTTTCTAGACAAGAGTTGGAGGAGGCATTTAAAGAAAGAGGAAGAATAACTCTTTTCATTCCAGAGGATGTATTATTTCACGTCGATTTGAAGTTTGCAAGCGACGACCTTGACCTTGAAGTGCTTAAGGATAGAGTTAGGGATAAACTCATGGGAATAGACTGTTGGATCGAAAGCGTTGAAGACATAATAGTAGCGAAACTAATTTATGGTAGCAGTCAAGATGAGGAGGACGTGATCGCAGTCCTATTAAATAAAGGTATAGGCGAAAGACTGAAGGAGAAGGCTAAAAAATTCAAGGCGTATAATAAGCTGTGCGGTATTGCGGAAATGATAGGCTTAGTTTGCTGA
- a CDS encoding ABC transporter permease subunit: MNPILYDFKRSFLRLSVIIFLVLFAVVGIGIGYLTYHITLANLPQSSYYNMNFAGVTSGDNTVEGYIFNNQGNPLSATVELLNEGKVISTTQSNSSGFFVIQGNNATCILVKYSTYDEKAVLPPSGIVYNVSKFYNYFIYRGDLMAVILGVKGSVGKLVLVSTSEEGSLNLTFYNEGLKSICSHTINYSSYITVTTLKVPPGTELISIAGNLLHSRAIAGRGAFRISCIYYPIPYVEDAINQGVSSSSSLFLEFFPIIMIYLAYVLYSKLIDSGAIEFIISRPLTRTSFYLTRLGSGILTGIVTSIIFSVIVGATFSVLVHYFPAFVVTMLIVELISVLSFYYILAFMLSNFIKSATATLGISIALFFIIRIVEGILPIFLPTSTTNILAYYINPTSICAVASYLSTHLTLVCAPFNVGISIALQLVWLVGLSALGYLKFRRTDL, from the coding sequence ATGAACCCTATTCTTTATGATTTTAAAAGGTCTTTTCTTAGGCTTTCAGTAATCATTTTTCTAGTGTTATTTGCAGTTGTAGGCATAGGTATAGGATATCTAACTTATCACATCACATTAGCAAATTTGCCTCAGTCTTCATATTATAACATGAACTTTGCGGGTGTAACGTCTGGTGATAATACTGTAGAAGGATACATATTTAATAACCAAGGTAATCCATTATCAGCTACTGTAGAGTTATTAAATGAAGGTAAAGTAATATCGACAACACAGAGTAATTCCTCAGGATTCTTCGTAATTCAAGGTAATAATGCTACTTGTATATTAGTAAAGTACTCAACTTATGACGAGAAAGCAGTTTTGCCCCCTAGCGGAATAGTTTACAATGTATCGAAATTCTACAATTATTTCATATATAGAGGAGATTTGATGGCAGTTATTTTAGGAGTTAAGGGTTCTGTAGGAAAATTAGTTCTTGTAAGCACATCAGAAGAAGGTTCACTAAACTTAACGTTCTATAATGAAGGGCTTAAAAGCATATGCTCGCATACGATCAACTATTCCTCATATATAACTGTTACAACATTAAAAGTTCCACCTGGAACCGAGTTAATTTCTATAGCAGGAAATTTATTACATAGTAGAGCTATTGCAGGTAGAGGAGCATTCCGCATAAGCTGTATTTACTATCCGATTCCTTATGTTGAAGATGCTATTAACCAAGGTGTATCTTCGTCCTCTTCACTGTTCCTAGAGTTTTTCCCAATAATTATGATATACTTAGCTTACGTATTATATTCTAAGCTTATAGATAGTGGCGCAATAGAATTCATAATATCTAGGCCTCTGACAAGGACAAGCTTTTACCTAACTAGACTCGGAAGCGGAATATTGACAGGAATAGTGACTAGTATTATCTTCAGTGTTATAGTGGGTGCAACTTTTTCAGTCTTAGTGCATTATTTCCCAGCATTTGTGGTAACTATGCTTATAGTCGAACTAATTTCAGTACTATCTTTCTATTACATACTAGCATTCATGTTAAGCAATTTCATTAAATCTGCGACGGCAACTCTTGGAATATCAATAGCCCTATTCTTTATTATTAGAATAGTAGAAGGGATATTGCCTATATTTTTGCCAACAAGCACTACAAATATACTTGCGTATTATATAAATCCGACATCTATATGTGCAGTAGCATCTTATCTATCAACTCATTTAACGTTAGTCTGTGCGCCTTTCAATGTAGGAATATCAATAGCTTTACAATTGGTTTGGTTAGTGGGACTTTCAGCTCTTGGATATCTTAAGTTCAGAAGGACAGACCTATAA
- a CDS encoding ABC transporter ATP-binding protein — translation MIRVENLVKYYGKIQALNGENFTVNDGEIVGFVGLNGAGKTTTIKIASGVIYPTSGDVFIDNYSITKDKKKASENVGWVPELPIYEQDVKALDYFVYIAGYYKIPTSEARSMGKKLFEEVGLSGRENDKLKNYSQGMKKRFALAVSLISNPKNFLFDEVLNGLDPEGMQFFKNLALKLKKEGKTVLFSSHILSEVESLADKVVFLHKGKIVKETRMEDLRKMISTNALRVVLNSPSEEALKACSSFGEPTLNNGVIIINNFKGDTEDVARVLKPYGVLEIGYVRQDLESLFFKIIGESQ, via the coding sequence ATGATAAGAGTAGAAAACTTAGTTAAATATTATGGAAAAATTCAAGCATTAAACGGAGAAAATTTCACTGTGAACGACGGAGAAATTGTTGGTTTTGTAGGTTTAAACGGTGCAGGGAAGACTACTACCATAAAGATTGCCTCTGGAGTAATTTACCCGACTTCTGGAGACGTTTTCATTGACAATTATAGTATAACTAAGGATAAGAAGAAGGCTTCAGAGAACGTAGGCTGGGTCCCGGAACTCCCCATCTATGAGCAGGACGTTAAAGCCCTTGATTATTTTGTTTACATTGCTGGCTATTACAAGATCCCTACCTCTGAAGCAAGAAGTATGGGGAAGAAGTTGTTTGAGGAAGTAGGATTGTCAGGGAGGGAAAACGATAAGTTGAAGAATTACTCTCAAGGAATGAAGAAAAGGTTTGCTTTAGCAGTTTCCCTTATCTCGAACCCAAAGAACTTTCTGTTCGATGAAGTGTTAAACGGTCTCGACCCTGAGGGGATGCAGTTCTTTAAGAACTTAGCTCTTAAACTTAAGAAGGAAGGTAAGACAGTGCTTTTCTCTTCTCACATCCTTTCTGAGGTTGAGTCGTTAGCTGATAAGGTAGTATTCCTCCATAAGGGTAAGATAGTGAAGGAGACGAGGATGGAAGACTTGAGGAAGATGATTTCTACTAATGCTTTGAGGGTCGTATTAAACTCACCGTCAGAGGAAGCGCTTAAAGCATGTTCAAGCTTCGGAGAACCAACGCTTAACAATGGAGTAATAATTATTAATAACTTCAAAGGGGACACGGAAGACGTTGCTAGAGTCTTAAAGCCTTATGGAGTACTTGAAATTGGATACGTCAGGCAAGATCTTGAGAGCTTGTTCTTTAAGATAATAGGTGAATCACAATGA
- a CDS encoding MarR family transcriptional regulator, whose translation MKRDSILEHCKSPKSFSELKKLTGMSDAGLSKALNDLIKDGYLQKTSDGKYVITDKALNKYKEMWINGIWFKYSGIPDEKIKKIAEILKDEKEFYITASKESEELPEELIILLQIIQ comes from the coding sequence ATGAAGAGGGATTCGATCTTAGAACACTGTAAATCCCCTAAGTCATTCTCTGAACTTAAGAAATTGACGGGAATGTCTGACGCTGGTTTATCTAAGGCGTTAAATGACCTAATTAAGGACGGTTACCTTCAGAAGACTTCAGACGGAAAATACGTGATAACTGATAAGGCATTAAATAAGTATAAGGAAATGTGGATAAACGGAATTTGGTTCAAGTATAGTGGAATTCCTGACGAGAAGATAAAAAAGATTGCTGAAATACTTAAGGACGAAAAGGAATTTTACATAACAGCATCAAAGGAAAGTGAAGAGCTTCCGGAAGAGCTAATTATACTTTTACAGATTATACAGTAA